One genomic window of Gracilinema caldarium DSM 7334 includes the following:
- the fabG gene encoding 3-oxoacyl-[acyl-carrier-protein] reductase — MEKKLELEGKKALVTGASRGIGRAILESFLAEGAEVWGLSTREPEDLQNMKEKAGGLLHWVTADLSKVTEVEAIIEKAQKEAGGFDILVNNAGITKDGLAFRMSLEDFQKVLDINLTAAFLIARTVGREMIRRKSGSIINMSSVVGIHGNGGQANYAASKAGLIGVTKSLAQEVASRGVRVNAIAPGYIVTDMTDAIPEAAKEKLMDHIPLKRLGSPTDIANMALFLASDRASYITGQVIAVDGGMFI; from the coding sequence ATGGAAAAAAAATTGGAACTGGAAGGCAAAAAAGCCCTTGTTACCGGAGCATCCCGGGGAATAGGACGGGCAATTCTGGAAAGTTTTCTCGCAGAAGGAGCAGAGGTCTGGGGCTTAAGCACCCGCGAGCCAGAAGATCTGCAGAATATGAAGGAAAAAGCCGGGGGCCTCCTTCATTGGGTAACGGCGGATTTATCAAAAGTAACAGAGGTTGAAGCGATTATAGAAAAAGCCCAAAAAGAGGCAGGGGGCTTTGATATCCTCGTGAACAACGCAGGGATCACCAAAGACGGCCTGGCATTCCGGATGAGCCTTGAGGATTTCCAGAAGGTGCTGGACATCAATCTGACCGCAGCCTTTCTTATTGCCCGTACCGTAGGCCGGGAGATGATCCGCCGGAAGTCAGGTTCCATCATCAACATGTCCAGTGTGGTGGGGATCCATGGAAACGGCGGCCAGGCTAACTATGCAGCCAGCAAGGCGGGACTCATCGGAGTAACCAAAAGCTTAGCTCAGGAAGTAGCCAGCCGGGGCGTTCGGGTCAATGCGATTGCACCGGGCTATATTGTCACCGATATGACTGATGCGATTCCCGAAGCAGCCAAGGAAAAATTGATGGACCACATCCCCTTAAAACGGCTGGGGTCCCCCACTGATATTGCCAACATGGCCCTCTTCCTTGCATCGGATAGGGCAAGCTATATAACCGGTCAGGTTATCGCCGTCGATGGCGGCATGTTTATATAA
- a CDS encoding beta-ketoacyl-ACP synthase III, with protein sequence MAFEIVATGRAVPPHRITNDELAKTLDTSDEWIRSHTGIGNRHIADELTATSDLAVAAAREALQMLVDQDKSLGGSVEAAVESLDAIIVATASPDFFGFPSTACLVQDRLGAKKAAAMDVVAGCTGFIYGVETAAGMLSIRQDRKRALVIGAEILSKITDWKDRSTCVLFGDGAGAVIIDKTDAPSSGPGKRGLLRSILGADGSGGDYLIMRRGGTRNPYKQGETLDQPPHIEMNGRAVYNFAVKAVTDTMEQLLKEEGLSVEDLTRIVPHQANARIVQAAAKRLGIPEEKFFLNIEEYANTSAASVPIALDELNRAGGLKKGDLIMTLGFGAGLTYGGNLIVW encoded by the coding sequence ATGGCATTTGAAATTGTAGCAACCGGAAGGGCAGTTCCCCCACACCGCATAACCAACGATGAACTCGCTAAAACCTTAGATACCTCTGATGAATGGATTCGTTCTCATACAGGAATTGGGAACCGGCATATCGCGGATGAACTAACCGCAACAAGCGACCTGGCAGTAGCAGCTGCCCGGGAAGCTCTGCAAATGCTTGTAGACCAGGACAAAAGCCTGGGAGGTTCTGTAGAAGCGGCTGTAGAAAGCCTCGATGCAATTATTGTGGCAACCGCAAGCCCAGACTTTTTCGGGTTTCCATCGACTGCATGCTTAGTCCAGGACAGACTCGGTGCGAAAAAGGCCGCCGCCATGGATGTGGTCGCAGGTTGCACCGGCTTTATCTACGGTGTGGAAACTGCGGCGGGAATGCTGAGTATCAGGCAGGACCGGAAGCGAGCCCTGGTGATCGGAGCAGAAATTCTCTCTAAAATAACTGACTGGAAAGACCGCAGTACCTGCGTTCTTTTTGGTGACGGGGCTGGTGCGGTGATTATCGATAAAACCGATGCTCCTTCCAGCGGACCGGGGAAACGGGGTTTGCTTCGTTCCATTTTAGGGGCCGATGGGTCAGGAGGAGACTACCTTATCATGCGCCGGGGCGGCACGAGAAATCCCTATAAACAGGGTGAAACCCTGGACCAGCCGCCCCATATCGAGATGAACGGCCGGGCGGTGTATAACTTTGCCGTAAAAGCGGTGACCGATACGATGGAACAGCTTCTCAAAGAAGAGGGACTTTCTGTAGAAGACCTTACTCGTATTGTACCTCACCAGGCAAATGCCCGCATTGTGCAAGCCGCTGCAAAACGGTTGGGCATTCCGGAAGAGAAATTTTTCCTCAATATCGAAGAATATGCCAACACTTCTGCGGCCTCAGTTCCCATAGCACTGGATGAACTTAACCGGGCCGGAGGCCTTAAAAAGGGAGATCTCATTATGACCCTGGGCTTTGGCGCAGGGCTTACCTATGGAGGAAACCTGATCGTATGGTAA
- a CDS encoding ABC transporter permease produces MYKWFATKRIIKGLFMYALLIFIMSALFNSVLETTMRSQIEEQVRLESMRLKNVSTSALQKFQNERREKLIKTYKLDRPIWERIVYRAIDTITFKFGKSTIIKSSRGERDVLTIIAEAIPRSLILFTVAAVFELLIGIFLGLKKAQKPGGSLDKTTSLITMIVYGMPTWWLAMILIMFFVYTVKIFPSSGIHSVPAPEGIMYILDVIWHTALPMLTLVLIGFWGLAFVVRNIVLGILQEDYIMAARARGIPENSVLLGHTLRTAAPPLITMSLLSLLGSISGSIIFEGIFSWPGLGNLYWIAVQQNDIPVLMGDLAITIALYQAGLVILDLTYGFLDPRIKVGGKA; encoded by the coding sequence ATGTACAAGTGGTTTGCCACCAAGCGCATAATAAAAGGCTTATTCATGTATGCGCTTTTAATTTTTATCATGTCCGCCCTGTTCAACTCGGTTCTAGAGACCACCATGAGGTCCCAGATCGAAGAACAGGTTCGGCTGGAATCGATGCGGTTAAAAAACGTCAGTACCAGTGCTCTGCAAAAATTTCAAAATGAACGGCGTGAAAAGTTAATTAAAACCTACAAGCTCGACAGACCCATCTGGGAACGGATCGTGTATCGGGCAATCGACACCATCACCTTTAAATTTGGAAAATCTACCATTATAAAATCATCCCGGGGTGAACGGGATGTGCTAACCATAATTGCCGAAGCAATTCCACGATCCCTTATTCTCTTTACCGTAGCAGCGGTGTTCGAACTACTGATTGGTATTTTTCTAGGCCTAAAAAAAGCACAAAAACCCGGAGGCAGTCTCGATAAAACCACCAGCCTCATCACCATGATTGTATATGGCATGCCTACCTGGTGGCTTGCCATGATTCTTATCATGTTCTTTGTTTACACGGTGAAAATATTCCCTTCCAGCGGGATCCACTCAGTCCCAGCGCCGGAAGGTATTATGTATATTCTTGATGTCATCTGGCACACAGCCCTTCCCATGCTCACCCTGGTGCTTATCGGCTTCTGGGGATTGGCTTTTGTAGTTCGGAACATTGTTCTGGGAATCCTGCAGGAAGATTATATCATGGCCGCCAGGGCTCGGGGAATTCCCGAAAACAGTGTACTGTTAGGGCATACCCTGAGGACCGCCGCTCCACCCCTTATCACCATGTCACTGCTTTCTCTGCTCGGTTCCATATCAGGATCCATTATTTTTGAAGGCATATTTTCCTGGCCCGGTTTAGGGAATCTGTACTGGATTGCGGTACAACAGAATGATATTCCTGTTTTAATGGGAGACCTGGCCATAACAATCGCTTTATATCAAGCCGGGCTGGTTATTCTGGACCTGACCTATGGCTTCCTCGATCCCCGCATCAAAGTCGGAGGCAAAGCATGA
- a CDS encoding ABC transporter ATP-binding protein: MAEQQDIILKVENLQKHFWPHQTFTQALTGQKKQRLIRAVDGISFSIARGEIFGLIGESGSGKTTTGKLIMKLLEPTGGSIWFDGQDVTHLGKKETGTYRTKVQMIFQDPYASMNPRFKIKDVLEEPLLIHKIKASHEKRQEMIIKALEEVKLNPPEEFMTRWPHMLSGGQRQRVATARTLILNPSLLVADEPVSMIDLSTRAEILHMMKDVQRHLGLTYLYITHDLSTARYFTDRIAVMYLGKIVEMGKAGDIIDNPLHPYTKALIEAVPEPEPGKVHLIKELPISGEIPSPANIPSGCRFHTRCPYATKDCAELPEPELQETGNGHYHACRRWKEL, encoded by the coding sequence ATGGCAGAACAACAGGATATTATTCTTAAGGTAGAAAACCTCCAAAAACATTTTTGGCCCCATCAGACCTTTACCCAGGCTTTAACAGGTCAGAAAAAGCAACGCCTTATCCGTGCAGTAGATGGCATTTCCTTCTCTATTGCCCGGGGGGAAATATTTGGCCTTATTGGTGAATCCGGATCTGGAAAGACAACTACCGGAAAACTCATTATGAAACTGCTGGAGCCCACCGGTGGCTCAATCTGGTTCGATGGTCAGGATGTCACCCATCTGGGGAAAAAGGAAACCGGAACATACCGGACTAAGGTCCAGATGATATTTCAGGATCCCTATGCATCCATGAATCCGCGATTCAAGATTAAGGATGTGCTGGAAGAGCCCCTTCTTATCCATAAGATTAAAGCAAGCCATGAAAAACGACAGGAAATGATCATTAAGGCTTTGGAAGAAGTCAAATTGAATCCTCCTGAGGAATTCATGACCCGATGGCCCCACATGCTTTCAGGGGGTCAGCGACAGCGGGTTGCTACCGCCCGGACCCTCATTCTGAATCCATCGCTCCTTGTCGCCGATGAGCCGGTTTCTATGATCGACCTTTCGACCAGAGCAGAAATACTTCATATGATGAAGGATGTTCAGCGTCATTTGGGGCTTACCTATCTTTATATTACCCATGATCTTTCTACGGCCCGTTATTTTACCGACCGGATCGCCGTCATGTACCTCGGTAAAATAGTAGAGATGGGCAAAGCAGGCGATATTATTGATAATCCTCTCCATCCCTATACCAAGGCCCTGATCGAAGCAGTACCGGAACCAGAACCAGGCAAGGTTCACCTGATAAAGGAACTTCCCATATCCGGTGAAATCCCCAGTCCGGCCAATATTCCATCAGGGTGCCGCTTCCATACCCGCTGTCCCTATGCAACAAAGGACTGTGCCGAATTGCCCGAGCCTGAACTGCAGGAAACCGGGAACGGCCACTACCACGCCTGCAGAAGATGGAAGGAGCTCTAA
- a CDS encoding ABC transporter permease yields the protein MNIKDLGFWFQDFWTEFRREGSGLVGLALLVLFLLVTIFENTLLPFKEANTRWRDITYWQDNPTNAAPVWTNLFTAKKAARTLHLNKGYRETITDEEGTLFVQDSFTYRFTADKAPLDIIVHSTIKGSVPLTVMVERPDGTTIDVSRQYVENEDLTEIRFSLNNDSKNSLFAFLKLHETSENLSRVSAGTIRSTEILFNTAREGMAAGFEPLKGEYRFIIKAQVLNQEQYAMEDTRLVVTGSVSGILGTDNIKRDIFSGLVAGLKWALFIGLFTSAVAVLIGVFYGIISAYFGGIVDTIMQFIYQIFVSIPLLPVLIVVSAVFKPSIWFLIAVMVIFFWPGSVMTVRSMAFQIKEETYIEAARALGAGHRRIIFNHMAPLLIPYSFASMALSVPSAIVYESSVSLLGLGDASIVTWGQILHDAMLGNAILNGLWWWVIPPGLAIAIMGMTFAFLGFAMDRILHPKLRTR from the coding sequence ATGAACATAAAGGATCTTGGGTTTTGGTTCCAGGATTTCTGGACCGAATTCAGAAGGGAGGGCTCTGGACTTGTTGGCCTTGCACTTCTTGTGTTATTTCTCCTTGTAACCATATTTGAAAACACCCTGCTTCCTTTTAAAGAAGCCAATACCCGCTGGCGGGATATTACCTATTGGCAGGATAATCCAACCAATGCGGCCCCTGTATGGACTAATTTGTTCACCGCAAAAAAAGCCGCCCGAACCCTGCATCTGAATAAAGGCTATAGGGAAACCATAACCGATGAGGAAGGTACTCTTTTTGTCCAGGACAGCTTTACCTATCGATTTACCGCTGATAAAGCGCCCCTCGACATTATTGTACATAGCACCATTAAGGGTTCTGTGCCCCTCACCGTTATGGTAGAACGGCCCGACGGTACCACAATCGATGTATCTCGACAGTATGTTGAAAACGAAGACCTTACCGAAATACGATTCTCCCTTAACAATGACAGTAAAAACAGCCTCTTTGCATTTCTAAAACTCCATGAAACATCGGAAAATCTATCCAGGGTTTCTGCAGGGACTATTCGCAGTACGGAAATCCTTTTTAATACAGCAAGAGAAGGTATGGCCGCTGGTTTTGAACCCCTCAAGGGTGAATACCGGTTTATTATAAAAGCCCAGGTGCTGAATCAGGAACAGTATGCAATGGAAGATACCCGGCTCGTTGTAACCGGCTCTGTATCGGGCATTCTGGGAACCGACAATATAAAGCGGGATATTTTCTCCGGTCTTGTGGCTGGACTGAAATGGGCCCTCTTTATTGGACTTTTTACTTCTGCTGTTGCAGTCCTTATCGGGGTTTTTTACGGTATCATATCGGCCTATTTTGGCGGTATTGTTGATACCATCATGCAATTCATCTACCAGATTTTTGTCTCAATTCCCTTGTTGCCGGTTCTGATCGTGGTATCCGCCGTATTTAAGCCCAGCATCTGGTTTCTCATAGCGGTTATGGTGATCTTCTTCTGGCCGGGATCGGTTATGACGGTCCGCTCCATGGCATTCCAGATTAAAGAGGAAACCTACATAGAAGCCGCTCGGGCATTAGGGGCAGGACACCGGAGAATCATATTTAACCATATGGCCCCCCTTCTCATCCCCTATTCCTTTGCATCCATGGCGCTCTCTGTACCCAGTGCCATCGTGTATGAATCTTCCGTATCCCTGCTGGGTTTGGGAGACGCCTCGATTGTTACCTGGGGCCAAATTCTGCATGATGCCATGCTCGGAAATGCCATCCTCAATGGGCTCTGGTGGTGGGTTATTCCCCCAGGACTGGCTATTGCAATCATGGGCATGACCTTTGCATTCCTTGGGTTTGCCATGGACAGAATTCTGCATCCAAAACTGAGAACTCGGTAA
- a CDS encoding ABC transporter ATP-binding protein gives MESLLLVENLKMYYHTSKGAVRAIDDISFNLYPGETIGLAGESGCGKTSLGTSLLRMPTPPGRYEGGRILINGTDILPMADKDVRKKVRWTQIAMVFQGAMNCLTPVYTIGRQMMETLQEHQTMEKNEAEELIKEYLNHVGLPAEVMNRYPHELSGGMKQRVIIATALFLKPKLVILDEPTTALDVIVQAQIINLLKKLKQQFDLSFIFITHDLALEAEVSDRMCVMYAGKIVELGSNEQIYGKQGPAHPYTEKLLLATPRLHQEVENLQYIPGTPPDLINPPKGCRFNPRCHRVMDICREEEPPLVEIESGHFVACWHCKGGK, from the coding sequence ATGGAAAGCTTGTTACTGGTGGAAAACCTAAAAATGTACTATCACACCTCGAAAGGTGCGGTACGGGCTATTGATGATATTTCATTCAACTTGTATCCCGGTGAAACCATCGGCCTGGCGGGAGAATCGGGCTGCGGCAAAACCAGCCTGGGGACAAGCCTCCTCAGGATGCCCACACCCCCTGGCCGTTATGAGGGGGGCAGGATCCTTATCAACGGTACGGATATACTACCTATGGCTGATAAGGATGTCCGAAAAAAAGTTCGCTGGACACAAATCGCCATGGTGTTCCAGGGAGCCATGAACTGCCTAACGCCGGTTTACACGATCGGAAGGCAGATGATGGAAACCCTGCAGGAACATCAAACGATGGAAAAGAATGAAGCGGAGGAACTGATTAAAGAATATCTTAATCATGTGGGGCTCCCTGCCGAAGTTATGAACCGTTATCCCCATGAATTATCCGGGGGCATGAAACAGCGGGTCATTATTGCTACTGCCCTCTTTCTAAAACCAAAGCTCGTTATCCTTGATGAACCCACAACAGCTCTGGATGTTATTGTTCAGGCTCAGATCATCAATCTTTTAAAGAAACTCAAACAGCAGTTTGACCTTTCCTTTATCTTTATTACCCACGATCTGGCCTTGGAAGCAGAGGTTTCTGATCGAATGTGTGTTATGTATGCAGGAAAAATCGTAGAACTGGGAAGCAACGAACAGATTTACGGTAAACAGGGACCGGCTCATCCCTATACAGAAAAGCTGCTTCTGGCTACACCACGACTGCATCAGGAAGTAGAAAACCTCCAATACATACCGGGTACACCGCCGGATCTTATCAATCCGCCCAAGGGCTGCCGTTTTAATCCCCGCTGTCATCGGGTAATGGATATATGCCGGGAAGAAGAACCGCCGCTTGTGGAAATTGAAAGCGGACATTTTGTTGCATGCTGGCATTGCAAGGGGGGCAAGTAA
- a CDS encoding ACP S-malonyltransferase, which yields MVTKKRIAFVFPGQGAQYPQMALDLYKASRSVQDLFAVASEAAGIDLKALLENATAEELKRTDISQPTITLANLAAASVLREQGVEPIACAGFSLGEYAALACTGVVSYEDCFKLVTARGKAMQKVADRLASAEAGSAPGMAAVLGLPGEQVEALIAEWKQGGLPDLYAANFNSPKQVVVAGTASALDQAEERFKAAGARRVIRLQVAGPFHSPLVADALEDFAPVLEGTSFSNPTIPLFSNVTGKQVHSGMEAKKLALRQITEPVRWTSEEAQLAALGLDAVLETGPGKVLQGLWKDSGSAIPVYGAGTSADIQAFIAALQADTPQH from the coding sequence ATGGTAACCAAGAAACGAATTGCCTTTGTATTTCCCGGACAAGGAGCCCAATATCCCCAGATGGCCCTGGATCTGTACAAGGCCAGCCGGTCGGTACAGGATCTCTTTGCGGTTGCCTCCGAGGCGGCGGGCATAGACCTGAAAGCCCTTCTCGAAAACGCCACTGCGGAGGAGTTAAAACGGACCGACATAAGCCAGCCGACCATTACCCTGGCGAACCTGGCCGCCGCCTCGGTGCTGCGGGAACAGGGAGTTGAGCCCATTGCCTGTGCGGGCTTCAGCCTTGGTGAATATGCAGCCCTGGCCTGCACGGGGGTGGTAAGCTACGAAGACTGCTTTAAGCTGGTTACCGCCCGGGGGAAAGCCATGCAGAAGGTCGCAGACCGCTTAGCTTCTGCAGAGGCTGGTTCGGCTCCGGGCATGGCAGCGGTCCTCGGTTTACCCGGTGAACAGGTAGAAGCCCTGATTGCTGAATGGAAACAGGGAGGTCTTCCGGATCTGTATGCGGCGAACTTTAACAGTCCTAAACAGGTAGTAGTAGCCGGTACTGCCAGTGCCCTCGACCAGGCAGAAGAGCGATTCAAAGCGGCCGGAGCCCGGCGGGTTATCCGGCTGCAGGTCGCAGGGCCCTTCCACTCTCCCCTTGTGGCGGATGCTCTGGAAGATTTTGCCCCGGTTCTGGAGGGAACCAGTTTTTCCAATCCGACCATTCCTCTTTTTTCCAATGTAACGGGAAAACAGGTGCATTCCGGTATGGAAGCAAAAAAATTGGCCCTACGGCAAATAACCGAACCGGTCCGCTGGACCAGCGAAGAGGCCCAGCTTGCCGCGCTTGGTCTCGATGCAGTGCTTGAGACAGGCCCCGGCAAGGTATTACAGGGACTCTGGAAAGATTCAGGCAGTGCAATTCCGGTCTACGGGGCAGGAACAAGCGCAGATATTCAAGCATTTATCGCTGCGCTGCAGGCTGATACCCCACAGCATTGA
- a CDS encoding ABC transporter substrate-binding protein, translating into MKKRLFAALGASVALLAACSGGGGGTAGGSKELGPIVDKVIYNVVMDQTVAIKDTAEGKTDVFFTGLNGSTYKGIDQNDLAKLDVYAVPSGSWSLLTNPIPNQAPYVHTTKDGKKVFNPLAIREIRYALNWLIDRKKLVDEVLQGTGEPMMTPMTPGQPGTYKYNLVAANLGMTAQGNEKKAIEDITKAMEAAAVLPENKGKLLKYGQFWTYEGKPVTIRFVIRVDDPSGRLPAGNYIADQLEKAGLKVERLLYDRSKASKLVYGGDPADYEWTMYTEGWGAGATRRWWDVTISQMYAPYYGYMPGGATEGFWNYKNDEIDRLAQKSYNGWFLTSDEYWTDNLKATKLGLEDAVRIYLVSQMQYYVANKGRFNSRMLYGLGDGLNNWSVRSADVKPNDKGEKVLRVTQYSARGGLFMSAWDPVGVDGFSDAYSAAIVEACTDLSTFEAPNDAADTPLRVKWDEKKVITKIEAGPEGKLVGKISVPKEATIYNSKTKQWESGIEYKDVGDGKYDYVKNDNITAYSEATSTYIYGKWHSGQPVTIADLMYASAFVAEWANKDSEDDLYYDEAYASQYQAFLPISKGGVVNKDGSFTNYYDFNWPMDAARVAANGVPSPKAGNPGRQTLVSWEITEALAKLVVEGSMSGTVYSFSSDPAFTEVDVINPTCVADIKAKLQEFVEAKYVPDPIKQWVKPEEAVARYNAAIKFIDTYGNAYISNGPFFISKVDYNANYVELSAFRDSYPYKADYWPNKLKTTLTRIDEVKVPATASKAKDVTIDVAVSAVLYPADTASPADNKAKVTATLVLADGTEKVYTAKHVKDGAFQVVIPAKDMSGLKEGNYTLVLQSAFSTEAPSVVPTSLVLLP; encoded by the coding sequence ATGAAGAAAAGGTTGTTCGCAGCCCTGGGTGCTTCAGTAGCCCTATTGGCAGCATGCTCTGGTGGCGGCGGTGGAACCGCCGGGGGTAGCAAAGAACTGGGACCCATTGTAGACAAGGTTATCTATAATGTGGTCATGGACCAAACCGTTGCAATTAAAGATACTGCAGAAGGCAAAACCGATGTATTCTTTACCGGCTTGAACGGAAGTACCTATAAAGGTATAGATCAGAACGATTTAGCCAAACTTGATGTGTATGCGGTTCCTTCAGGATCATGGTCACTCTTAACCAACCCCATTCCCAATCAGGCACCCTATGTTCATACCACGAAGGACGGAAAAAAGGTCTTTAATCCTTTAGCGATCCGTGAAATTCGCTATGCTTTGAACTGGCTCATTGACCGGAAAAAGCTGGTCGACGAAGTCCTGCAGGGCACCGGTGAACCGATGATGACCCCCATGACGCCTGGTCAGCCCGGAACCTATAAATACAACCTCGTTGCGGCAAACCTTGGCATGACTGCCCAGGGTAATGAAAAGAAGGCTATCGAAGATATTACGAAAGCCATGGAAGCCGCCGCAGTCCTCCCGGAAAACAAGGGAAAACTGTTGAAATACGGTCAATTCTGGACCTACGAAGGCAAACCCGTCACGATCCGCTTCGTTATCCGGGTGGATGATCCTTCAGGCCGGCTCCCCGCAGGTAACTACATTGCGGATCAGCTTGAAAAAGCCGGTTTAAAAGTCGAACGGCTGCTCTATGACCGATCCAAGGCAAGTAAACTGGTGTATGGCGGCGATCCTGCAGACTATGAATGGACCATGTACACTGAAGGCTGGGGTGCCGGTGCCACCCGACGCTGGTGGGATGTTACCATTTCCCAGATGTATGCACCCTATTACGGCTATATGCCCGGTGGTGCAACCGAAGGTTTCTGGAATTATAAGAACGATGAAATTGACCGGCTGGCACAGAAGAGCTATAACGGCTGGTTCCTCACCAGCGATGAATATTGGACCGACAATCTTAAGGCTACTAAACTGGGGCTTGAGGACGCAGTCCGCATTTACCTCGTAAGCCAGATGCAGTACTATGTGGCCAACAAGGGCCGCTTTAACAGTCGTATGCTCTACGGTCTGGGGGACGGTCTTAATAACTGGTCGGTTCGCTCCGCCGATGTCAAACCCAACGACAAGGGCGAAAAGGTTCTGCGGGTTACCCAGTATTCTGCCCGGGGTGGTCTTTTCATGAGCGCCTGGGACCCTGTTGGTGTTGATGGCTTCTCTGATGCTTACAGTGCAGCCATTGTCGAAGCCTGTACCGATCTTTCTACCTTCGAAGCTCCCAACGATGCGGCCGACACACCCCTCCGGGTTAAATGGGATGAAAAAAAGGTTATTACCAAGATAGAAGCCGGTCCTGAGGGGAAACTAGTTGGGAAAATTTCCGTTCCCAAGGAAGCAACCATTTACAATTCCAAAACAAAACAGTGGGAATCCGGTATAGAGTATAAGGATGTAGGGGACGGTAAGTATGATTATGTCAAGAACGACAATATAACCGCCTACTCGGAAGCCACCTCAACCTATATCTATGGCAAATGGCATTCCGGCCAGCCTGTCACTATTGCAGACCTGATGTATGCTTCTGCATTTGTTGCTGAATGGGCCAACAAGGACAGCGAAGACGACCTCTATTACGATGAGGCCTATGCATCCCAGTATCAGGCCTTCCTTCCCATCAGTAAAGGTGGTGTGGTTAACAAGGATGGGTCTTTTACCAACTACTATGACTTTAACTGGCCCATGGATGCTGCCCGTGTAGCAGCCAATGGGGTTCCCTCCCCGAAAGCTGGTAATCCCGGCCGACAGACCCTGGTCTCCTGGGAAATCACCGAAGCCCTGGCTAAACTTGTGGTCGAAGGCTCTATGAGCGGCACTGTCTATTCCTTCAGCTCCGACCCCGCCTTTACCGAAGTGGATGTGATTAACCCCACCTGTGTCGCAGATATCAAGGCAAAGCTTCAGGAATTTGTGGAAGCCAAATACGTACCGGATCCCATTAAGCAGTGGGTAAAGCCCGAAGAAGCGGTAGCCCGCTACAATGCGGCAATCAAATTCATCGATACCTATGGCAATGCTTACATCTCTAACGGTCCCTTCTTTATCAGCAAGGTGGACTACAATGCCAACTATGTAGAGCTGTCTGCATTCCGGGACAGTTATCCCTACAAAGCTGATTACTGGCCCAATAAGCTCAAGACCACCCTTACCCGGATCGATGAAGTAAAGGTTCCTGCAACAGCTTCAAAGGCAAAGGATGTAACCATTGATGTAGCGGTTTCCGCAGTCCTGTATCCGGCGGATACAGCATCTCCAGCGGACAATAAAGCAAAGGTTACCGCTACCCTGGTCCTCGCTGATGGTACTGAAAAGGTTTATACCGCAAAGCATGTGAAAGACGGTGCATTCCAGGTCGTTATTCCTGCTAAGGATATGAGTGGACTCAAAGAAGGGAACTATACCCTTGTACTGCAGTCTGCCTTCAGCACTGAAGCTCCCTCTGTGGTGCCCACCTCTTTGGTACTGTTACCTTAA